A stretch of the Tachyglossus aculeatus isolate mTacAcu1 chromosome 6, mTacAcu1.pri, whole genome shotgun sequence genome encodes the following:
- the LOC119929561 gene encoding olfactory receptor 10V1-like: MNGALGNLTTAAEFVFLGFTDLPEGQVLLFGLFLLMHVITLSGHLTITLITLIDPCLQTPMYFFLRNLSSIEICYTLAIIPNMLANLISVTREISFAGCAIQMYFFVALGTSECFLLSVMSYDRYTAICNPLRYSVIMSRLSCQRLLLAVGTSGFVLALGLTILIFRLPFCGSHAINHFFCDVPALLFLACSDTRVNELVVFALCLLALLIPFLLILLSYAFIVVAILRIRSAEGRNKAFSTCAGHLVVSLLHNGCAIFIYIRPKSAYAPDQDKVVSLVYTNVTPMLYPMIYSLRNQEVQGALRRVLKRKIFSEKISERFRSLWRKGTPQRFLNTETQKIFENLREYFVAMFGVQLSQTNYPALAMAVEENLPRN; the protein is encoded by the exons ATGAACGGGGCTTTAGGAAACCTCACCACGGCCGCTGAATTTGTTTTCTTGGGATTTACGGACCTTCCCGAGGGGCAGGTCTTATTGTTTGGGCTTTTCCTTCTCATGCACGTGATCACTCTGTCTGGACACCTGACCATCACGTTGATCACGCTGATCGATCCCTGCCTCcaaactcccatgtacttctttctccgCAACTTGTCTTCCATCGAGATCTGCTACACGCTGGCCATCATCCCCAACATGCTGGCGAACCTCATCTCGGTCACCAGGGAGATTTCTTTTGCCGGCTGTGCGATCCAGATGTATTTCTTCGTGGCCTTAGGCACGTCAGAGTGCTTCCTCCTGTCCGTCATGTCTTACGatcgctacaccgccatctgcaacCCCCTGAGGTACTCGGTGATCATGAGCCGGCTGTCCTGTCAGAGGCTCCTCCTCGCCGTCGGCACCTCCGGCTTCGTGCTGGCGCTCGGCCTCACCATCCTGATCTTCCGGCTCCCTTTCTGCGGCTCCCACGCGATCAaccacttcttctgtgatgtccccgcCCTGCTCTTCCTGGCCTGCTCCGACACCCGCGTCAACGAGCTCGTGGTGtttgccctctgcctcctcgccctcctcatccccttcctgcTGATCCTGCTCTCCTACGCCTTCATCGTGGTGGCCATTTTGAGGATCCGGTCGGCCGAGGGAAGGAACAAGGCCTTCTCCACGTGCGCCGGTCATCTCGTGGTCTCCCTCCTGCACAACGGCTGTGCCATCTTCATCTACATCCGGCCCAAGTCCGCTTACGCTCCCGACCAGGACAAGGTGGTGTCCCTGGTCTACACCAATGTGACCCCGATGCTCTACCCcatgatctacagcctgaggaaccaggaggtGCAGGGAGCCCTCAGGAGAGTCCTGAAGAGGAAAATATTTTCTGAGAAAAT ATCTGAGAGGTTCCGGAGTCTCTGGAGGAAGGGAACTCCTCAGAGGTTCTT AAATACTGAAACTCAGAAAATATTTGAAAATCTCAGAGAATATTTTGTTGCAATGTTTGGGGTTCAGCTCTCGCAGACTAATTATCCAGCATTGGCCATGGCCGTTGAAGAAAATCTACCAAGAAACTAA
- the LOC119929562 gene encoding olfactory receptor 10V1-like — MDPVQRNSTSASEFLILGFDNDPELRFFLFGLFFIMHLITLTGHLTIVLVTSVDHSLQTPMYFFLRNLSAIEVCYILVIAPNMLANFLSKNKTISFVGCALQMHCFIALGGAECFLLAFMSYDRYVAICHPLRYAVIINRALCFQMLAVAGLSGFVLSLSLTVLIFRLPFCGSHTINHFFCDIPALLFLACTDSQVNEVAVFIVCVLILLVPFLLILLSYAFIVVAILRIRSAEGRRKAFSTCASHLVVSLLHNGCAIFIYIRPKSAYAPDQDKVVSLVYTNVTPMLYPVIYSLRNQEVQGALRRVLGRKILSRLAQGKIEFKQEAVTSPQGDQIHTCSSIQRYFSSHLWNIIKTSYQFLVLQSSLDLVSTSSGIFVEEVGDYYTNQSCNSLAGSSVV; from the exons ATGGACCCTGTGCAGAGAAACTCAACCTCAGCCTCTGAGTTCCTCATTCTGGGCTTCGACAATGACCCTGAGCTGCGGTTCTTCCTCTTCGGGCTCTTCTTCATCATGCACCTAATCACCCTGACTGGACACCTGACCATCGTGCTGGTCACCTCAGTGGACCACTCCCTCcagacccccatgtacttcttcctccgcAACCTGTCGGCCATCGAGGTCTGCTACATCCTGGTGATCGCCCCCAACATGCTGGCCAATTTCCTTTCCAAGAACAAGACGATCTCCTTTGTCGGCTGCGCCCTACAGATGCACTGCTTCATCGCCCTCGGGGGAGCAGAGTGCTTCCTGCTGGCcttcatgtcctacgaccgctacgtggccatctgtcaCCCGCTGAGGTACGCAGTGATCATCAACAGGGCCCTCTGTTTCCAGATGCTGGCCGTCGCGGGCCTCAGCGGCTTTGTGCTTTCACTCTCCCTCACCGTCCTGATCTTCCGGCTCCCTTTCTGTGGCTCCCACACCATCAATCatttcttctgcgacatccccgCCCTGCTCTTCCTGGCCTGCACAGACTCGCAGGTCAACGAAGTCGCGGTCTTCATCGTCTGCGTGCTCATCCTCCTCGTCCCCTTCCTGCTGATCCTGCTCTCCTACGCCTTCATCGTGGTGGCCATTTTGAGGATCCGGTCAGCCGAGGGAAGACGCAAGGCCTTCTCCACATGCGCCAGCCATCTCGTGGTCTCCCTCCTGCACAATGGCTGTGCCATCTTCATCTACATCCGGCCCAAATCCGCCTACGCTCCCGACCAGGACAAGGTGGTGTCCCTGGTCTACACCAACGTGACCCCAATGCTCTACCCcgtgatctacagcctgaggaaccaggaggtGCAGGGAGCCCTCAGGAGAGTTTTGGGGAGGAAGATACTTTCTCGG CTTGCTCAAGGAAAAATAGAGTTCAAGCAGGAAGCAGTAACATCCCCACAAGGTGACCAAATTCATACCTG CTCTTCCATTCAGCGGTATTTCTCCTCACATCTCTGGAACATTATTAAAACGTCTTACCAGTTTCTGGTCCTTCAGTCCAGCTTGGATCTGGTCTCAACCAGTTCTGGGATCTTTGTAGAAGAAGTTGGAGACTATTACACTAATCAGTCCTGCAATAGTTTGgccggaagcagtgtggtctag